Below is a genomic region from Oreochromis niloticus isolate F11D_XX linkage group LG13, O_niloticus_UMD_NMBU, whole genome shotgun sequence.
TGGATTCAGAGgtcatttttaaagcatttactATATAACACAGTTCATTTGTATTAATACATGACATCAATCAGGAAATATACAACTTCTCTCTCCCATCTGATCATCTTCTCTGTTACTGTCGagttaaacaattaaaaagtaAGTTTCTGATGTGCCAGTTTCATACTACTAACATGTGACCTACAAACAAGTGGAACCTCACATCAGTTCCCGTCATGTATAATACAGCgttaaatgattttaaaagcACGATCTGTATCCCAGAAGCCCTGAAGAGCTGCATGTGGCCGGAGGACTAGCACAGAGACACTCGAATAAACAGACAAAGGTGTTTGTTCCACAGTGTGAAACAGTCATCTGTTTGAGTAAACGCTGTAATTTCACCACTAACATTTTACAGAAATCCTGACACGTATTAAACACCCCACAACAGAGAatggtgtgtttgtttattttgccaTTATGTCCAAGGACAATATCTGCAGctttgtaaaataacaaaatgttaaaaaatacacATGTGATTTAGTCAAATTTTATTCTTGACTtatttgttcatgtgtgtgtgtggaaaagaAAGAGACACTCACATTTCTCTGGTGGGGTGATTGTGATGGTCTGAGCTGTGAACTCCTCATCAAAGTATCTGGTGTCTGTCTCCGACGTCACCTGAGGCTTGAACGGAGGAACGAGCTGGGACAGAGATGCGAAGAGATCAGATCAGATTGTAAATAACAGCAGTGGTCGTTGTTGCCGTTCCAGACTGACAGGCATAAAAATTCCTGTAACTAAAagtcaggggaaaaaaaggccagtaagaagaagaaataaatccACCAAAATCCTCCTTTCACCACAGTTATTATTCATAGTTAACATCCGAGCCACAGATCCAGAGTGTCTTGTCTTTACATCATTACTATAAAACCCTATAAATAGTTGTTAAAGCAATTGAATAATTTGAAGGAGGTCTTTTATGCTTTTTAATCACTGGACTCTACTAAACTCtgtaacagaacaaaacaattttttttaaaaagtcaaatgaGGAGGCTTGACACCTGTATAGCTGCTTAAGTGATGCCACCTGACTCTCACTTGATGGTGTTATATGAGCAAACACATGCACAGGATACAAAGTCACACATCTCTGTAACACTGTGCTCTTTACAGCTGCCCGTCTTCATAAGTTGAATACATTATTTTCTACAGTCCTATTATGTTTAATTAGACATGCAGACTATACCTTTTTATCGTAGACGTCCTGCCAGTCAATACCAGAGAAAAAACTGTGTCTCATTATTTCTTTAGCATCATCTGGCCCTCCTCCGAGCCTAGGACAGAGGACAGGTGAGGACAGGAAGTGACAAAAGCAGTAAAACATGAACAGCACAGCGTGAACAGAATGTAAGAAAGATTTCTACAATCTATCGACAAATGGTGGCTAACCAGTGATCTACAGAATGAAAGGCTTTGCCCATTAAAACATCAGTAAGAATCAGCACGTCTCTATATTTGTATTATTAGTGGCTGCGATGGTTGTTCATCTCTAATGAAGGCACTAAAAGTAgtgggtgttttttgtttatatagcaAAACAACTCAAGTTAgtctcctctgtgtgtctgaAGGTAGTAACTGAAAAATTACTTTACACAAATATGAATCAACTTCCCAACTTTCCCCACTTTTGCCGGTGGTTGTCAATTTATCAGATCTGTTAATATCTTGTATTAAGTCAGTCCCGGGCCATATTGGTGATACAATTTAAGCGGaagtaaaaatttaaattttgcTGACGTGGTGATACAAATAAGGAGATTTAGTTTACGTCAAAACAGTATTTCTAACAGAGGTCACATTACTGAATAAATTTGATTTCAtatgaaagttaaaaaaaccccaaaagctTCGACACACACCGTTTGTTCGGATCTTTGAAGAGCAGGCCAGACAGCAGGGACTTTGCGTCAGCTGACAGAGTGCGCGGGAACTTGATGTCCTCCATGAGGATGAGCTCAAACAGCTTCTCGTGGTCTTGGTTGTAGAACGGCAGGCGACCGCACATCATCTCGTACGTCACAACTCCCAGACCCCACCAGTCCACCGCTCGACCGTAGTCATTGTCCTCCAGGACCTGAGGAGCAGACACAAAGATACGAAACTTCTGTGTTTTAAAATGGGACCATTAGTTTTATTGGGCATCTGCGTTTTCTCCTGAACgtctgcatttattttattgGACAATATTGACTGCTTAAGGTATCCAGTGAATAAACAGATGAGAAGGAACGGCACCAAAGGACAGTCAATATGTCATTAGGCTCCAGGGATGAATAAAACCAAAAAGTTGTCTGAGATGAACAGAAGTTGCTGCACAGTTATCAAGGGCTAAGGTGTAGACGACAGCCCCCACCTCTCTCAATACACAGCCACGTACAGAGGCAAATATTATGGGATGGCAGGTCTTCAGAGGCTCCTGTTACAGTAGGAAAGTCAGCGTGTTGGCGTGGCCTACCAGATGCCCCCCCGGTTGCTGCCAGCTCTCCCTGGCACACTAAGCTCTCCTGGCAGTGACAGACAAGAATGTCCCTGGATGGAAAAGGCAGGAACAGCCTCCAGTCCAAGTCAGGGCCACACCAACCTTCAAGCTGGGTGGCAAAAGTACTGCATGGTAAACTGCTGTGTTTCgtgtctatttgtgtgtgtgttttaaggaaAAATGTACTGTTTAGTAAGTCACTTTTATATCAAAATCTCGTGTTTGGGCCGCCTTCCTACTCTTCatccctgcctgcctgcctgcctgcctgccttgTACTGTCCTCTCCATCCTCTAATCATGCCTTCCCTCACTCGCTCTCCTCTCTTTCATCCCCTCATGTTCCGCTCTGCACACCTCTGGAAGGGAGAAGGAGAAGAGAAGGAGGCAGAAACAAGAAGAGAGGTATTTCAGGTGCTGTTGAGGCCCTCATTAACATAATAAGCTTATTAACATGATGAGTacaagtgtgtgcatgtgtgcctgtgttgcacgtgtgtgtgtatgtgcgtgtgacTGACAAACAGACAGGGCTGGAGAGCAGCCAGAACAGCATATGTTGTACATCTCGCCAATAATAACAACATCTCACTCACTGTTAATAATGGACCAGTCAGGGTGGACATGAGCACACGCTAACAGAGACTAAAACATTCACAAAAGGCCTGTTTGTACTGCCACTATTTAAAATGACATGaaacaattacacagtgaatttaatcatatcataatatttaaaaacaaactccacTCTGAACGAACACCAGGCATTGTGTGGCAGATGCTACGAGGACAGGTGTCATAAATACATAACTGGCTCATATTAAACGGAAAACAGGGTCACATATCAAAacttttaataaagtttaaaaaagaacaacaaaaaaccttTGATGGCTTTTTGTTGGGTGAAAACAGTCTCTAAAATTAAACTATACCACTCTAAATGAATCAGTTCAATGTTATGTGATATAATCAACTGTATGAGGAAACTCAAGGAAGCGAAATCTAGTTTTATTTAGCATATTTCTGCATTTTAAATCCTAAACAGAGTTGCTGTCATTTAAAGTAACCACAGCCTAAAATGCTGTGAAGGCAGGCAGAAAATATGCAATATGCTTattttgaatacatttttactttgcagtttcttttcagttctacaattagATAAGACTGCTGAATTCAAATGTCATAGTGCACCACGcagggaagagaaaaaaaaaaagaatacgaAGAAAACACCAAACAGCTGCCTGTGAGTTTCCACAGCAGTTCAATGCCACGGAAAGCTGGTCATTAACTGACTGAGCTCATGCACTTGACACTAAACTGCTAATGATGCAGGCGGACTGCTTCAATGTGTGCAAGTCAACATGTACAGTACGTGGAAGTGAATAAGAGACTTATGAGTGCTATtttatgtgtgaatgtgtgtttgggTGAGAATTAAGCTGGTCACCCAGTTGGCAGCTGCAGAGTAGAGCTGGGGGAATGAAACACACCGCCAGCTCCAGATATATTACTGACTGGTACGGCTGGAGGGATAACACTGGCTTAGACTGCTGGGAGActgaaagacacacacatgcacacacacagcagatggAATATTTATCCATCCTCATCAAATTCATAAAGTTTTGAGTGTGAGATGTTTGGTGTTGTTTCAGTTCCTGCAGCTcgaggagacacacacacacacacacacacacacacacacagggaacaGTTTATGAAATTCAGAGCAGCTTACGAGGCTGATTTTGCATCTTTGTACAAAAAAGGTACAGAAATGTAAACTAATCAACGGGTCCAGTTAGgcatgtatatgtatgtgcttGTCAGCGtctgtaacagtgtgtgtaatGGTGTGTCCGTGTGTCCTGGGACTAAAGAAAGTGGTGGCAGCTCGGTTGCAGGCAGGGAGCAGATTAATCCACACAGAGCCAGAATGATGCCCCACAGCCCGAGGCATGGAGGcactggagtgtgtgtgtgtgtgtttatggcaTGTGTGGTTATGTGTATAATTTAAAAAGAGGCAGGGCAAATAAATAGGACAAGACAGAGGAAGAAACAAATGGGACAAAtcgagaggagaggagaggagaggaggaggaggaaagaaagaggagaggaagaggaggagaggatgagaagaagagaaggaggagaggagagtgaTTTAAAGCAGCAGTGATGGAGAAGGTCCTGTCCTGTCCTGGTCCCTATAGTGGCAGCCATGTGGCAGCTAGCTGCCGATCGCGGGATGAGGGCTTTGGCAGCCTGGACAGGGCTAGATGGGACGGGATGGGCACACACAGCCTGAGGCTGTACCAGCCCAGATACCcagcaggaaacacaaacacacatccacaTACACAGTTCATATACTGTGAACATACTATCCCATATTGTGGGTATCAGACAGAGGCCTTCCATCTCCAAAGTGTCATCACTTGGAAATGAATTTGTGCTGTCACTGTGCTAACATTTTGAAATACGCTGACTGTGCCGCTATGTTTGTGAAACATTTACAATAGAAAAGGAGTCGCAATAATATCCAACATATACaacatacaaacaaaataaaaacaaacacatacaaataaATGGAAAAGGCCCAAATCCATTCCCTTTAACACTTTCAAATTTGCCACAAAGAAATGTGTCAAacgcacaaaaaaagaagaggaaaaaaaacactctcCATGTGTTTTCTCTGATCCCGTTCCATCCCTTTGCGAGGATCTTACACtgcttattttttattaatcttacattaatctttttttttattgttgacttCCCTTGAAACAAACAATAACACTTCAATCTAATTCTTTACAAGTTTGGATGAAGAATTATTCAGCGTTGCGTTGCTGCAGtatctgtttgtgtgttcttCAGGCACGCAGCAGACAGAAACCCTCTTTATTCACTTCTCATCTGCCCTTTTCACTGACGGCAAACACAGGAACTGTCTGAATTTCACTCCTGTAACCCTGAAATATTTTCTCTCCCTTCTCATCTTCCTCTGTCTTCAACCCCCATCCcccctttctcttttttatccCGGCTACTTTGCATCTCTGTAACTTGGCTCCGAGcaaactgtgttatttttacacGCGGGCGGGCGAGCAGAGCGTGCGGGCGGGCGAGTGGCGGCGGCGGTGGTGTAGATTTCCAGGTTTTTTCCGAGCACCTTCCTCCAACCTCGCCCATCTGCCGCCATCTGCCTCGCTTTAGCCTGCACTTTCTActgcaatcacacacacacagcgcacacatgcgcgcgcacacacacacacacacataaatacacacagacgCACATCCTGTGAAAAATAACCAACAGCCTCCAATCAGCTTTTGGCACGCAAAGGAagggactaaaaaaaaaaagcacaaaatgctGCGCCAAATTGTCCTCCATACTTTTTTGAGTGGGATATATACTATGCCTCTCCCCTCCTGCCTTCATCTCCACATCACCATCGCTCTGCTTCCACCACCCACAGTCGTGCAACACTCTCCACAGTTGATCTGCTGGCCTTCGAGTGAGGCAGAGCTGATGACTGGACAGCGGATGGTTGAAAAAAATGATTACAAGATCGTAgcgctgtgtgtttgtgtgtgtttttgtgtgtatgtgtatgtgagaGGAACCGTGCTTTGCCCTTTTCCAATTCAACCAACACCCTGCTTCGCACGCAAAAACTGCATATTTACTGTTCACCCTGATATTATGGAAATTGTTTGCCTGTGAAATCTGCAAATGAAACTGTACATACATAAATTCCACTATAAGAAGACTCCTAACACCCTCATGAGTGTTATGGGTAACAGGTCGGGAGAAAGTCTCTGGATCATCACTTTGTGATTCAAGTGTACTGAACGCATTAGCTCCGCCTCAACCAGACACATAAATGAAACAATAACATAATTCATGATAACGAAACACAGAATGACCTCTCTTTTAGTGTGTTTCAATACTTAGAAATACATTTTGCTATTAACAATGTATTTTTGCAATGCAGTAAAGGATACTGTATGTGTGGTTCCTGCAGGTTCTTCATGAACCTACCCTGCACGCACCCATTTATCAAAGCTCAGTAATAATTCCGGTAGTTAAATTAATCAGCCAGGGCTGTTGTTAGATAAACAGAAACTGTGCAGTGGGCAACATGAGCCTCACAGTTCACAGGGGCCTTCCTGGTGGAACCCTGAGCACTGCAGAAAAGCTGCCTAATGGATGGGCCGCCTGTGGATGCCACAGATGCTTTTATGTACTACGAGGCCCGAGTCAATCTGCTCAGTTTACGGAACATAACATACAGTCACTGAGATTTCTGTTGTTGATCAATTATATAAATCAGTTTAAAAAGTGGACGTTCCTTCTTGGATCTGGTGGTAGAATCCTTCACTTTTTGGCCTTTGAACACCTAACATGTTCATGATGACTGTGCTGAATCAATGTCACATGTGGAAACAGGCTGAGCTCTATATCCTGCACATCTAAAAATATCTTACACGTACATTGTCCTGACGGTGTATGGTTTTTACATGGTGCCCAGAACTACTATACAGTACAAACTCAGTGGTAAGTGTGAAGTCACTCTCAGGAATGTGCCCTGTGACATATTAACAATTTCTTTAACTGCttctcatttcttcttcttatctacaaataaaatcagaattttaatgaaaaagTTAAGCAACAAACGCATAAAATTCTGTGACACCACACATCACGTTATACTTCAAATTTCACACGTGGGGTACACGTGAGTGATCAATTAGCGAAAATCAAAGGAAAAAGCTTCTCCTTTCCTGTACAAGATTACAGATGTGCATGCATCCAGCTGCAAATACCAAGGATGTGTGTTTATTTGCCGCATTGCAGTTCAGTGCAAGCACCTCACATTCACCCTCTgatgacaaaaaaacataaatatatatacacacatttaaaaaaaaaaaaaaacattacctCAGGCGCAAGGTACTCTGGTGTACCACAGAAGGTCTTCATGGTAGCAGCATCAGTGATGCCCTCCTTGCAGAGCCCAAAATCTGTGATTTTGATATGGCCATCTTTATCCAGCATTAAGTTTTCCAACTGGAAGGAAAGCAAAATCTCTTTGTCATTATGTGACACTTTATTAACTGGCTGAACACTTTTTGTGCACTGTGGAGTCAAACTTGTTATCACTTTGAAGAGGAAAGCAGTGAGGGACGAGTAAGCTGTATTGTATTACTCCACAGTGTGGcagtacacacactcagacacacaaacaccaagtTGAAAGGGGAAATAAACTTCAGGCATGTAGTGGAGCCACTcaaccttttaattttaatggctGAAGTGTTTTTCTCACTCTCTGTCtgctttttctcctttctgttttcttggctgctgtgagTGGGGATGGGGCCAAGGCTGCCAGGCAGGCACTCAGACGGAGCCATCTACCTCTCTACCTCTGTGGcatcagcagctctctccttCCCTCTCTCCCTGCCTCCTGCAATTCTTTGCTGCTTTATGTCTGTGTGAGCTTGTCCCTGTCCGTCTCTTTAATTACTACACATCCTGAGCCACTCGTCTTCTCCTGGACGGGGAGGGACACCGAAACACAAGAGGTGGGAGGGgggcaaaaacaaaagaagtttTCCCTAAAATATCTGATCACTCTCTTCCATGCCCCCAGCCTGTTTTTCCTCCCTGTTTCTGTTTACCTTGAGGTCCCGGTACACAATCTTGGCTGAATGCAGGTAGTCGAGAGCCGAGACAATCTCTGCGCCGTAGAAGCGCGTGCGCTCCTCTGAGAACACCCGTTCTCTGGACAAATGGAAAAACAGCTGCGGGAAAAGGAGGAAGGACGAGAAGGGAAGAGCGGGTGAGAGGGAGAGTAACAGAGAGAGGGCGGGGGAGAGAAAAGGGGGAGAGACAGCAGGGACGGCACAGCAATAATTACTGATTTATTGGAGGAAATTAGCACAACACAAACTGGCTGCCCGCACCATATTGAGATGATAGATAGCGGAGGGGAGGGTgagtggggtgtgtgtgtgtgtgtgtgtgaggggtgcatgtgtgtgggggggtcTCAGAGGACGGCGGGTGGAGGCGCTCGGCAGCTGGCGCCTCATCTAGAGCCCCCCCCACACCCCCTTCTCactacacatacacagacacgcATACCTCTTCCACGTTACCCTCTGGGCTAGGTTGGCACGGCGCTGGCGTGGAGTTCGGCGATGGGGGCCAAATCAAGGGTTTAATCAATACACCAGTCTAGTTAAAGACAGGCCGACCGCCGCTGTCGCCAACAGCCCCCCGACTGCCTACGGTGCAGTACTCATTAGTGGCCTAACTGGCCTTGCCCCCTGAACCTCCGTCTTCATTTGCTCCATTCTCATATCCACCGTTCTCCATTTTTGGCACAAGGCTTATTTTCATACTTTAAAGAGTACAACCCCCCCCTCTGTGGTTTGACCTCCTCTGTCTTGCTTTTTAAATGGCTCACCTCACATTCCCTTCCTCACTTACTTTCTCCTTCGCTGTCAGTTGTCAAGTTCTCACTGTCACACAGCTACACATGTGGCACCAAACTGACATCAGCCTGCTGTGCCGCAACAGTCGAGTCGTACAAATTACCCATGAGGCCAAAGGGCACATATCTCCCCATTAATTGTTCAGGGAGGTTTGCATAATGGCCACTGGAGTGATGCTCACAGACCACCTTGCTCAAAtggtgtctgtttgtgtgcaagtgtgtgcatgtgtgtgtatgtgttgaaGCTGTGGTGAGAGGGGGTAACACGACAGGTGGGCCTTCATCAGTGTACTGGCAGCTGTGACTGTGGCAGGTTTGTAATgggttctctgtgtgtgtgtgtgtgtgtgtgtgtgtgtgtgtgtgtgtgaggtatgtgtgtgtgtgtgtgtgtgtgtgaggtgtgtgtgtgtgtgtgtgtgtgtgtgtgtgtgtgtgaggtatgtgtgtgtgtgaggtgtgtgtgtgtgtgaggtatgtgtgtgtgtgaggtatgtgtgtgtgtgaggtatgtgtgtgtgtgaggtatgtgtgtgtgtgaggtatGTGTGGTCACAATTTGTCCGTTGAGGTAAAAATTTGCTGCGTGTGTTTGTCTAAGTATGTGTgccttttgtgtgtgtctgtgcttgtgttctcagggtgagtgtgtgtgtgtgtgtgagttctGCTCAGGCCTGGCGCTGGCTGAACTGCTTAACTAGCTGGGAGGGGAGCAGGTGACAGTTACACTAAGGGAATGAACCAAGATTGCAAAAACGGCCCGATTAAAAATCTGAGAAATGGAAAAGTGGGGGAATCCAAACTCATTTCATCTCCGACTGTCATTCTGGCTGTGTCCGCCCCATAGGTGTGTTCATAAATAGACACACGCAGGAGAAGGAGTGTACAGAAAAGAGAGGCGAGAAGGCAAGTGAGAGGCCAGTTGGTTGGAAAATTAACCGTGTTAGAAAGCAATCCAAAAGCGAAACTTTAGCCACTTCTTCAGTGTTTGCACGTTCAACCGATCATTCCCggcactgctgctgctgcagctttgCACATACAATTACAACATATTCTGTATTCATCTGTGAGACATttatgaacccaaaaaactgtTTAGGAAATTGTctttgaaataataataatcacaaaAACAACTAATTTACAATTTAAATCCAGTCTCTTTTAGTTTGGCTGAACACTGGCATCTGGAGAGTGattaaatatgatttaaaaCACTTGTAACTGCCCTGATatataaaaactgaaatgaaaattaaGACAACAGATCCAGGAACGTATCTGTTTATATACCATAAGACAGTTACTGTGAGAAAGTAACTCGCCGACAGTTATTGTGGTGGAAATGTGGTTTAACCGGCTCTTTAAAGCAGTAACACAAAGATGAGAAACCACACACAGCACATCCATcacaaatgtgtgtgtctcttacCTCTCCTCCATTCACATACTCCATGACGAAACAGAGGCGGTCTTTAGTCTGGAATGAGTATTTTAGAGACTGAAAcgaaaaccacacacacaaacaatttaTATGACAGAAATCATTCACCGAGGCACTGAAAGCATCAGCCttgcattaattaaaaaaaaaataaaaatctcagaatatatatataatataacattTCAGGCCTAACTGGTTGTACAGGAGAGGTAATATGAAGTGCTCCTTTTTCATTTggcttaaaaaacacaaacaatctGCCTGTTTTCGTatgcactccctgtacagtgAACAGTGAAGTGGGTGAGTGAACGATTTCATACACAGCAGGAAGT
It encodes:
- the akt3a gene encoding RAC-gamma serine/threonine-protein kinase, with the translated sequence MSDVTIVREGWLQKRGEYIKNWRPRYFLLKTDGSFIGYKEKPQDADLPYPLNNFSVAKCQLMKTERPKPNTFIIRCLQWTTVIERTFHVDSPDERDEWTEAIQMVADKLQRQEEERIQCSPTSNIDNMVEEEMDISTTHHKRKTMSDFDYLKLLGKGTFGKVILVREKASGKYYAMKILKKEVIIAKDEVAHTLTESRVLKNTRHPFLTSLKYSFQTKDRLCFVMEYVNGGELFFHLSRERVFSEERTRFYGAEIVSALDYLHSAKIVYRDLKLENLMLDKDGHIKITDFGLCKEGITDAATMKTFCGTPEYLAPEVLEDNDYGRAVDWWGLGVVTYEMMCGRLPFYNQDHEKLFELILMEDIKFPRTLSADAKSLLSGLLFKDPNKRLGGGPDDAKEIMRHSFFSGIDWQDVYDKKLVPPFKPQVTSETDTRYFDEEFTAQTITITPPEKFDEDGMDCLDNERRPHFPQFSYSASGRE